In Vicinamibacterales bacterium, the following are encoded in one genomic region:
- a CDS encoding PPC domain-containing DNA-binding protein codes for MDKLSYREVRQGRRFMIRVLPGTRLVDELLQFARLVELRHAAIVSAVGSVRDVEFSDIQAGARLPITEPRMPVHRVEGPLDLLGLEGNLVPNETGRVDAHLHIFAAKSSGEAIGGHLRDAEVFATCEVILSEYIVEGVERQHSTRGGVDTLFFEDK; via the coding sequence GTGGACAAGCTTTCGTATCGCGAGGTCCGACAGGGCCGACGCTTCATGATCCGGGTGCTGCCCGGAACACGACTGGTCGACGAACTCCTGCAGTTCGCTCGCCTGGTCGAACTCCGACATGCGGCCATCGTCTCGGCCGTCGGATCGGTGCGCGACGTCGAGTTCAGCGACATCCAGGCAGGCGCCCGCCTGCCAATCACCGAACCGCGCATGCCCGTGCACCGCGTGGAAGGCCCGCTCGATCTGCTCGGCCTCGAGGGCAACCTCGTGCCGAACGAAACGGGCAGGGTGGATGCCCACCTGCACATCTTCGCGGCCAAGTCCTCGGGCGAGGCCATCGGCGGTCACCTGCGCGACGCGGAGGTCTTCGCCACCTGCGAGGTCATCCTGAGCGAGTACATCGTCGAGGGCGTCGAGCGCCAGCACTCGACTCGCGGCGGCGTGGACACGCTCTTCTTCGAGGACAAGTAG
- the citC gene encoding [citrate (pro-3S)-lyase] ligase codes for MVAVAVPLLTAGERAESRRLVESHDLTFEDGCDEVVGVYDAGRLVATGARGGYVLKMFAIEASYQGGDVLGELATSLIAGGRRAGHDTLFVFTRPEHAASFASCHFRLLATSGAVTLLEYGPGLEEYLRTRRHLRREGRNGAVVVNGNPFTRGHLHLVETAARLVSTLYLFVVREDRSVFPFDVRLGLAQDATRHLSNVVVLDTSRYAVSAGTFPSYFLRKNDDKARLQMRLDVRLFGERLAPAFGITERFVGHEPYCETTAEYNRAMAEVLPQCGIGLTEIPRLEADGRPISATTVRAALAAGNLAAVTGLVPPATMVFLESEAGRGIASRLQSESMAAP; via the coding sequence ATGGTTGCCGTTGCCGTTCCGCTCCTCACCGCTGGAGAACGCGCCGAGTCTCGACGTCTCGTCGAGTCGCATGACCTGACGTTCGAAGACGGCTGCGACGAGGTCGTGGGCGTCTACGACGCCGGGCGCCTGGTGGCCACGGGTGCGCGAGGCGGCTACGTGCTGAAGATGTTCGCGATCGAAGCGTCATACCAGGGCGGCGACGTCCTCGGGGAACTGGCGACCTCGCTCATCGCCGGCGGCCGCCGCGCGGGCCACGACACGCTGTTCGTGTTCACGCGGCCTGAGCACGCGGCCAGCTTCGCGTCGTGTCACTTTCGCCTGCTGGCCACGAGCGGCGCGGTCACGCTGCTCGAGTACGGACCGGGCCTCGAGGAATACTTGCGGACCCGTCGTCACCTTCGACGCGAGGGGCGGAACGGCGCGGTCGTGGTCAACGGCAACCCGTTCACTCGCGGGCACCTGCACCTGGTCGAAACCGCAGCGCGCCTGGTCAGCACGCTCTACCTCTTCGTCGTCCGCGAGGATCGGTCGGTCTTCCCGTTCGACGTCCGCCTCGGCCTCGCACAGGACGCGACGCGCCACCTGTCGAACGTCGTGGTGCTGGACACGTCGCGGTACGCCGTCAGCGCCGGCACCTTCCCGTCGTATTTCCTTCGGAAGAACGACGACAAGGCGCGGCTGCAGATGCGGCTCGACGTCCGGCTGTTCGGCGAGCGCCTCGCGCCGGCGTTCGGCATCACCGAACGGTTCGTTGGCCACGAGCCCTACTGCGAGACGACCGCGGAGTACAACCGTGCGATGGCCGAGGTACTCCCACAGTGCGGGATCGGGCTGACCGAGATCCCTCGGCTCGAAGCAGACGGCCGACCGATCAGCGCGACCACGGTGCGCGCGGCCCTGGCGGCCGGCAACCTCGCGGCTGTGACGGGGCTCGTGCCGCCCGCGACGATGGTGTTTCTCGAATCGGAGGCTGGCCGGGGAATCGCGAGTCGGCTCCAGTCGGAGTCGATGGCGGCCCCGTGA
- the citD gene encoding citrate lyase acyl carrier protein has translation MNITTKASAGTMQSSDLMVHVEPADGLEIEIESTVKKQFEHLIRARIEATLQRNSVTRARVKVTDRGALDYAIEARVEAALRRAAEV, from the coding sequence ATGAACATCACCACCAAAGCCAGCGCGGGGACGATGCAGTCCAGCGATCTGATGGTCCACGTCGAACCGGCGGACGGACTCGAGATCGAGATCGAGTCCACCGTCAAGAAACAGTTCGAACACCTGATTCGTGCGCGGATCGAGGCGACGCTCCAGCGAAACTCGGTGACACGGGCCCGGGTGAAGGTGACCGATCGCGGCGCGCTCGATTACGCCATCGAGGCACGGGTGGAGGCGGCCCTGCGCCGGGCCGCGGAGGTATAG
- a CDS encoding PhzF family phenazine biosynthesis protein, translating to MPTRLYQVDAFTDRPFAGNPAAVCLLDRPADAVWMQSVAREMNLSETAFVVPGIDAAPPNCPLFGLRWFTAAGVEVDICGHATLATAHVLWESGLLAHGERACFDTRSGRLTAARDAAWITLDFPAMPVVPGPIPGTILTALRVDPLFTGTCGPRCLVEVANESIVRGLAPDFTLMRSAPGRAVIVTSRADAGRAYDIVSRYFAPWVGVDEDPVTGVAHCALGPFWAARLGRQTVTAYQASARGGHLRLALTDGLPPRVQISGQAVTVLVGTLRGA from the coding sequence ATGCCCACGCGCTTGTATCAAGTCGACGCGTTCACCGATCGGCCGTTCGCCGGCAATCCCGCAGCCGTGTGCCTGCTCGACCGGCCTGCCGACGCCGTCTGGATGCAGAGCGTCGCGCGCGAGATGAACCTGTCGGAGACCGCCTTCGTCGTCCCGGGCATCGATGCCGCCCCGCCGAACTGCCCGCTCTTCGGCCTCCGATGGTTCACGGCTGCCGGCGTCGAAGTCGACATCTGCGGCCATGCGACGCTCGCCACCGCACACGTGCTGTGGGAATCCGGGCTGCTGGCTCATGGCGAACGCGCGTGTTTCGACACGCGGAGCGGGCGGTTGACGGCGGCGCGCGATGCGGCCTGGATCACGCTCGACTTCCCCGCGATGCCGGTCGTGCCCGGTCCTATTCCGGGCACCATCCTGACTGCGCTGCGCGTCGATCCGCTCTTCACCGGCACGTGCGGTCCGCGCTGCCTGGTGGAAGTCGCGAACGAGTCCATCGTCCGCGGCCTCGCGCCTGATTTCACCCTGATGCGCAGCGCGCCGGGCCGCGCCGTCATCGTCACCAGCCGCGCCGACGCCGGCCGCGCGTACGACATCGTCTCGCGGTACTTCGCGCCGTGGGTGGGTGTGGACGAGGATCCGGTGACCGGCGTCGCGCACTGCGCGCTCGGTCCCTTCTGGGCCGCGCGCCTGGGCAGGCAGACGGTCACGGCGTATCAAGCATCGGCTCGCGGCGGCCATCTCCGCCTCGCGCTGACCGATGGGCTGCCCCCGCGGGTGCAGATCAGCGGCCAGGCGGTCACCGTGCTGGTCGGCACACTGCGCGGCGCCTGA